Sequence from the Ictalurus punctatus breed USDA103 chromosome 10, Coco_2.0, whole genome shotgun sequence genome:
AAAAGCGGAGGTTGACCTAATTTAAATGGCACGAAGCTGATAACGTTTCAGGCGAGGAGATGCAGTACAtaacttatacacacacacacacacacacacacacacacacacacacacacacacacacacacactctcagtgcTCCGTTGTCTGTCATTATTGACGCGTGTCTTTGCCCCATCAGCACCTGAAGTGATCGACGGCCATGAGTACAGCCAGCAGTGTGACATGTGGAGTATCGGCGTCATCATGTACATGCTGTAAGACCATTCTGCATCAttcctacacatacacacacacacacacacacacacacacacacacacatacacacacacatgcacgaaTAAGCCACCCATATGCACAtgtatacacagacacacacacttacatgcATATACACTAACAAGagtcacattcatacacacacacacgcatgcataaATGCCAACATGGTGTGTGCATACACATGTAaacgtgtacacacacaatcCTACATGCGAGTACATCCATGCCTGCACACGTGTGAACACGCGTGCGTAAACACAAGCAGGTGTCCAGGTATTTGCATACGCACATCACATGTACACAGAGCTGCATGCatttctatatatacatatattagtGTCcagtgtccacacacacacacacacacacacacacacacacacacacacacacacacacacccacacacattggACAGTAATGAGTGATGATCAGTGATATCGGTTCTGCAGGTTAAGTGGAGAACCTCCATTCAGCTCCAACTCTGAGGAACATCTGTTTGAAATGATTAAGAAGGGAGATCTGAGCTTCTCCGCTCCTGTATGGGACACCGTCAGTGACGCAGGTTAACAGAGACGCATCACTCTCACTGACATTACCCAGGATTCCTCTGGTGTTCTCACTGACTCACGCGTCAGTGTTTTTCTGCGTTTCTCTCACAGCCAAGACGGTGCTGAGATGTTTGCTGAAAGTCGATCCAGCGCATCGCATCACAGCCAGTGAGCTGCTGCATAACCCCTGGGTCACGGTAACGGCACCCGTCCCGTCCTGTTATACAGTCCGCGTGACCGGACCTTTAACCTGCTTTTACGTAGCATAATGGAAATCAGAAACTGGTTCTACCCGTGTCTGTGTGGAAAACTttccaaaacatgccagtactTGGACTGGTTAAGATTAAACACTCCTAGGTGTCATGTGAACTCCAGGACTCCAAGATGGGGGAATTTCTGTATGATGTCTTTTCATTTAAAGTTAGACTGCTTAGTGTAGTGTACCAGAAACATTAGGACATACATGATGTAAAGGTCATGGATCAGACACGAGACGTCACCTTGTGTCATTTTTAAAGATGGGAAACCTTTTAAAAATGGACtgaaccattaaaaaaaagatacgTATACAAACAGCATGGACTCATCCAGAGCCAGTgctacatacacaatatgtcctaaacaaaaacaaacgggAGTGTCTGCTGCTTCACTCGAGTTGATCCAGGTTAACTGAGCACAGCGCCGCAggtatccgtctctctctgggcATTAGCTGACTTAGAAGACAGGTGTATAAGTGCACAGGTGTAGATAATCTCTCGTTACCTGCTCATTCTCTCTACAACCACTGCAACAATAGTAACATATTACTATACACACTTTATATACTTTATGAATCTAGAACGGTAGTTAAGTGTCTCAGTAGGAGAATGAATAAGCCTGATGTTTCAGGGAGACACGTCCACGGATGCGTCCCCCACCAACGTGCTGGTGATGATGCGACAGTTCCGGAACGCTCCAGAGGATGGCGAGAGCGAGGAGGTGAGCGAGGGAATGGGCAGCATCACCCTCAGCTGCTCCCAGGACAGCGTGATCGAGTCTGTGGCCTCCCCCGAACCTCCATCTCCTCCGTCtgctcctccatctcctcctccgtccgctccatctccatctcctaCTCCAGCCGCTCCTGGATGTGCTCCAGCGCAGACACTCAGCCTCAACGGAGACCTGAACAGCAGCAACAAAAAACCCTCCACATCCACAAAACAGGTGATTAGTCCTCTGACTGTCTTCAGCACAGAGAACACGTGGGTAACCGTCTTGTTTGCACTCAGTCGCTCGTTTCGGGGTCAGAAATAAAGACGTCTGTGTCTCCGTGAGTGGGACTGCAGTTTATAATCCGGTGTCACTGTATCTCCTACCGAGTGCAGACACCGTGCCGAAATAACTTCCCGACTTGAAGCGAAGCTTTAAAAGTCCTGTCTCAGTAACTGCGGCTTGAGTTTATGGACGTTTTGTTTAAACAGACTTCACCCAGATACTGACGGAGAACTCATGAatgcttttacacacacaacatctaTTAACAGACTCAGCAAAAGGTCTAATAAAACTAATTAAATCTCAGACTCAACAAATTTACCACAATCACAGAGATGAAAAATCGATCagcttcagaattattggcacctttgctAAAGATGGTTTATTAGCTGAAAACGTGAGCGATGAAATTCATTCTGATAAAAAAGGAAATCACTGAGGAGACAGTGTCGTGACCTGGCCGACACTGTCTGTACCACGGGACCAGTGAGATGTTGTGAAACTGTATCGCTGGTGGTGTCGAGCCCTGtttctccacctctcctcaGCTATATATTTTCTCTGAGTAAGTTCCAGACAAATATCTGGTGACACAGCTTTATTCTAATACTCATTGGAAATGTCTTGCTGTATCACCCactgcagaagaagaagaaatcctACTCTTCCGACAGTGTGAAGAAGAACGGCTCGGCTGCGAAGGCGAACAGCGGTCTCGGTGTGTGCACGGTGCAGGTCAGTTCTTCCACACGCTCAGAGCCGGCTTGAGATCGCACTAAAATTTCCCTCAGCAGCGTTTATTTGTAAACTGAGTGAGTTTACAAGCGAGTGAATGTTGTAGagtataaaacataaaacaatccACCACTAGATGGCGCCAGCATCACCAGCATCAGTCTGTCTTTTCTCTGCAGTCCTACATGGGAAACAAACAGACCAGTACAAAGCGCCCCAACCAACCAGACAAGCACGAGAGCACCAGTAAGGCCTGCTCTCCCAAACCGTTCACACCAAATGACAGCCCCGCCCCCTCCTCCACAGGCCACGCCCCAAACTCAGCTCCAGGGCCGAGAAGATCAGGTAGGCCACAAACACCTTAGAGCCCGGTGGAGGAAATGCCGAACCTGGGCTTCACTGGGCAGATCTGCTGGACTcatgagacagagaaagacttGAGACCTGATCTGTGTTCTCCTGGATGAGCTTCAAAGAACTTTTGAAGGGTGAACTATTTTAGCCTTAAACTTGTCAAATGTAAAAATCATCCCACTGTGGCATCATGTTTGTGTATTGAAGATGATTTAATGACTGTGTGAGAACTGGGTGAGCGTTCGACTCGAGTCTCGTCTGCCTTACACTTCCTgggaaatatttttcatttaaatattttgctCCAAATGAAAAAAAGCTCATCGATCTAAACAGGGTTTCAGGGTTTGATATATGATGTagtcattcttcttctttttttcaaactATAAATCCGATGCCACATAACCAAAGAGACCTGGAACCACTTTAAACTGTAATCACATCCTCGCCtcacataaacaaaacaacttcTGTActcatttaaatcattttaaaatcttgCCAAATAACTCGTGTGTGTACAGGTAATGATTTTACTTCAGCAATAAACACAAACAGGTCATGTTGTAGTTGAAAaccttcattttcattttaccGATAATCTTCAGTAAGAGCTGTATCCTGCTCCGGGTCACGCTGGTTCCGGAGTCCATCCCGGGAACGCCGGGTGTAAACTGGGAATATGCTCTGGACACACACCTAGTGGTGATAGTCACCAGTCtatctactggcatgtttttgtgaggtgggaAGAAGATGTGACGCTCCACACAGAAGTAACCTGGGCCCAGTACCACTGCGCCGCCTGTACTTAAGTGTTGTACAGcccatatttaatt
This genomic interval carries:
- the stk33 gene encoding serine/threonine-protein kinase 33; protein product: MAGALLGVEFYRTEGFTHRSLTLGDGNTAYAVEQTTPDDGGLDYKESPVRCLCSVYGRSLQCQCCVTGRGEAVTIDVPGAGEKMATPWTRVNSAEKKVPHTRLKDEADIQRIYSFGRKLGQGSSGVVCEATHVETQKKWAIKKVNKEKAGSSGVKLLEREVNILKRVNHKHIIHLEEVFETPEKMYLVVDLCEGGELKKLLQKNKHFSEEETRCIISSLAEATVYLHKHDIVHRDLKLENILVDSYHHSDEHAVINIKITDFGLSVQKGGVGSGNMLQSTCGTPKYMAPEVIDGHEYSQQCDMWSIGVIMYMLLSGEPPFSSNSEEHLFEMIKKGDLSFSAPVWDTVSDAAKTVLRCLLKVDPAHRITASELLHNPWVTGDTSTDASPTNVLVMMRQFRNAPEDGESEEVSEGMGSITLSCSQDSVIESVASPEPPSPPSAPPSPPPSAPSPSPTPAAPGCAPAQTLSLNGDLNSSNKKPSTSTKQKKKKSYSSDSVKKNGSAAKANSGLGVCTVQSYMGNKQTSTKRPNQPDKHESTSKACSPKPFTPNDSPAPSSTGHAPNSAPGPRRSGRPQTP